The following DNA comes from Caulobacter sp. X.
GCCGCGCAGCATCTCAAGAGCGAACAGCCGCGAGACCTCCGGGTGATCGCGGCTCATGGCCAGCTTGGCGGCGATCAGGGCGGCTATGGCGTCGGCCGGGTTGTCGGCCTCGGTGAAGCGAGCCAGCGGGGCCAACCATTGCGACAGGCCCTGCTCAAGCACCGCCACGTAAAGCGCCTCCTTGGACGGGTAGTAGTAGAGCAGGTTGGCCTTCGAGACGCCCGCGGCGCGCGCGATGGCCTCGACGCTGGCCCCCTCCAGTCCAAGACGAGCGAATAGAGTCAGGGCGCTCTTCAAAATGGCGGCTTTGCGCGCCTCGCCAGCCTTCTCTCGGTTGCCCCGCGCGCCCTCGCCCGCCGCCTCGGGTTCGCCCAGGCTTTGGGCGGCTTTGAGCAGTACGCGGGCGCCCAAGGTCGCCTTTGCGACGGGCCGCCCGCCCGTCTTACGCGGCGGCTTGACGGTCTTGGCGGTCTTGCCGGTCATCGATCCTCGAACTTGGACCATTTGGTCAAACTTGGACCGAATGGTTCGGATTGCGGCGTTCTTCCGGATGGTATTCCATGCCATCCGGACTTCACAAGGAGCATAGGCGATGAGCTCTCCGATCACCCCGCTCTCCGCCGGCTGCGTCATGCTGCCCGCCCGGCCAGAGCCTTTGCCGGTCGATCCGAAGACCACGGCGGTGATCGTGATCGATATGCAGAACGCCTACGCCTCGCCGGGCGGATACCTGGACCTCGCGGGCTTCGATATCTCCGGCGCGGCCAAGGTCATCCACGAGATCAAGGGTGTGCTGGAGGTCGCCCGGTCGGCCGGCATGCAGGTGATCTATTTCCAGAACGGCTGGGACGATCACTATGTCGAAGCCGGCGGCCCCGGTTCGCCCAACTGGTGGAAGTCCAACGCCCTCAAGACGATGCGCGCCAAGCCCGAGTTGCGGGGCAAGCTGCTGGCGCGCGGCCAGTGGGATTACGAGCTCGTCGATGAGCTCAA
Coding sequences within:
- the rutR gene encoding HTH-type transcriptional regulator RutR translates to MTGKTAKTVKPPRKTGGRPVAKATLGARVLLKAAQSLGEPEAAGEGARGNREKAGEARKAAILKSALTLFARLGLEGASVEAIARAAGVSKANLLYYYPSKEALYVAVLEQGLSQWLAPLARFTEADNPADAIAALIAAKLAMSRDHPEVSRLFALEMLRGAPLLKPVLAGPLKAVFDAKVAVIRSWVATGRLAPVDPPHLIFAVWALTQHYADFSVQVRVLSGKSLSDDDFMNETLAAVTALVLDGIRPR
- the rutB gene encoding pyrimidine utilization protein B, with protein sequence MSSPITPLSAGCVMLPARPEPLPVDPKTTAVIVIDMQNAYASPGGYLDLAGFDISGAAKVIHEIKGVLEVARSAGMQVIYFQNGWDDHYVEAGGPGSPNWWKSNALKTMRAKPELRGKLLARGQWDYELVDELKPQPGDIQLHKTRYSGFFNSQLDSVLRARGIRHLVFVGIATNVCVESTLRDGFFLEYFGTVLEDATHQAGPDFVQKAALFNIESFFGWVSTTADFKGAFGQLAPQI